GGGTATGTTGATTGTTTCCTGTAAtccatgtatttttcattttcattgttttatgattttgtgtgtgtattgtgGAATATATTTATTCAGTTAAAAGTGTGGTTGAACTGCATAGATTTAAAATTAACTACTTTTTGTAGATCACTGCACAGTCCAAATGTACTTCCTGTTTCTACATACCATTAATGGATCATCTACAGGACAAAATGCTGCCGTGTGCTTAGCTACTGGACAGCTATGTACCTATTGCATTACACCCATAAACTCCTGTGCACCTGGGCTGACGGGCAGGCTACTGGATAATGCACATACACTGCAACATGCTACAGGTAGAGTAGCTCAAATGCACAGCTCCTGCCTCACTGAGCCCTAGCATAATTGTAAATAGAACATTTACCAATGGAGCACTAAGCTTTGAATTGATAATGAAGGTTCAAAATATATACAAGAATTTTGTAGGTGTAGAAATTGTCACTTTAAGCACCACATGGCAGTCTATAGGATAGTGACAATATACCGGACAACAAGCTCCATCTAAGTGCACCACAGTCAGCCAGTAAGTcagaaataatgaataattaacaAATGCACCTACAAGTATGGGTGCTCTAAATGAGGAGAGCATTTTTCTGAAATTCTATAAGGAACTTATGTCTAAACATGCTCCAGCACTTCCATGTGGTTGTCATTGTGTCCATCCTGCCAGTAGACATATTTCTACAGAGGTTCAACTTGGAGGGCTTGTTCCTGGAGGATGGACACTTTCAAGTGAATATAATCCACAGTCAAGTCATCAGTACCTGATTTGAGCAAGCACTACTAGAATCTGTATTCATGATAAACTGCAGTACAGAGACAATATATTGTGTCACTTGTACCACTTAATTATGCAATACAAGCCATTCATATGTGCCTTTAGTTCATACTCAATCACAAGTACCAGTGACCTAAATACAGGATGTCCCCAAGACACTTTATCCatgcaattaaaggaaaaaaatgtgatatcacccacttctGTATATTCAACAATCTTACTGTCTGTATTACCAATGCTCATGACCCATGCATCATCCTACACACGCTCACCTGAGTAACCAATAAAAACTGTGTGGCAATATCATCCTTGGAATGAtaatggccacagctttattaaagctACGAAAAACGTGCAAAATATCAAACAATACATAACACAATGCAgtaagtacaaacaaaatcatgtACAGTACACAAAAACACAGTCTCACGAGTCCCTTGACAGTCTGTGCTTCCATAACCACATTGAGCCTTGATATAGTCCAGCTGCCAAATCCCTAGCTCAGAAAAATACCTGCTGCTAATCCGGGGCCTCTATGGTAGCCCTTACAATCAACCAACGTCAGGCCTCCCCCCAGCACTTTCAAGAAAACCTTTTAGTACTCTGTCAACACAAATGGTCACCCACCTTAGGGGTTAAACCATCACACTCAACCGGATCTGGTATACCAGAACAGATTCTCCCTCGTGCCAGCCTGACAAGAACCCCCCAAAGGTATGACAACTACCATTCAGCCACCCCATCTCCACAAATCTGCCTGCCTTCTCCCCCAATTCCTTAAGTAGATAACAAAGAACTGGTGTACCACCTAACCTTCCAAGGTCACATGCGTGACAACTAGAAAAACAACAAACCAACCCCCCccataaaaactagggatgggtGGGTTTGGAGTTGGGACTTTTCTTTgtactgtgcacacaaaatggTGGCTAGCCAACCATCCCTACATCTAACCTCTATCCCACTCCTCCCCTCCTTCACTAAATCTCTCCTTCTTACTGTTAAGTAACCCACCACTACCAGTGATGCTGAGCTGGGTCATGTACCCCCTCCGCCGACCCTGATGCTCTGGGAACTCTCGGTATCGCTTGACAGCTGCACCAGCCTCAGTTTTTTCTGCTGTTCTCTTTCCTTTACAAAATGGTGAACCTTTCACACAGTCAACATGTGTTCTTACAAAGGCTTTTGCAACTCACAGTACAAGTAAGTAGAACTGAAAAAATAGCAGAATCTCCACAAATTCTCATTTCATAGTTTAGACATATACAGCCTCTGAAATTGTATTACTTTCTTAATCTTCCACCCATCAGTGTTTGACCCAAACACTAATGTTTCTGCTAACGTACAGGAGTGGTCTGAAGTGTCTAATATCCCTTTATCATACAGAACAAGCAACTAATCAAGAGTAATTATTTATCATGCACATGTGCCAGAGAACACCTAGAAATaggatttttgtgtttttccaacTGAGTGATGGATTGCTCAAACATTGGCAATATACTGCTTCTGCCAAGTTGCAAAGGTCAGCCAGTCTTTGGCTCAGAGAGAGATAATGGCATGCAGAAACTACACTGGTTCAAACGCAAagggtttctttgtttttttcctctaaaatagTTAGATCATAATGCATAGTAACTTTACTAATGCTATTCTTCCAAAAGTACTGAAAAGTACAAATaaacaggggcggaactacctagggagcaggaggtgcgagcaggccagggcccacaccccctcagggccccgcGGCAGTCCGCACGCCGCATATTCCTGGCCAGttcagaggggggcggggggccctgcagcgcgtcctgtgccagggcccgcccgcccccctctagttccgtttctgcaaataaacatttAACTAAATCTTACTGTCACTTTGTGGTGGTCTCTTGTGGTCTAGTGGTCCACCCATTGGCATGCGTTTGATCCCCTTCACAGCCAGTGTTCCTATGGTGTGCCCGGCCGCGCGTTTCCTGGTTTATGCGCCCACGCGATTATGTCATCGTGCAACGGcgcgaaattcacattttttaaaggggctttgtaattaaacacattgcccgttgttagaacaagcccctaacaggcttacattccacaggtagcgtagggcaagcagagagcggcacacacaagcagcactgagtaagcagagaattgcacacacaagcagcactgggcaagcagagaatggcgcacacagggagggaaggcagaacagagcaggatactatcattctaatatgtactacatacagtgacacagtgctggtgttccattagcattttgaataaagtgtgaacaggtgaacaatgtgggcagtttcagtctgggtctcaggtgtgaacagtataatgtgaaattgaacagcaccatcgactCTTGagtctaaatttgaggtttaaataatgcaggggccagttaatcttacatatggtaaacagacacagcatgtggagggccacagaagggggggtcggGGGCCGCATGCTAGCAGACCTCTGCATTCCTCTGCACAGAGACCTATGTATTTGTTCTGAGCAAGCCTACCTCCAAATCATTAATACACATGGACCCAataccaaatgtattttttaaattaaaatgtgatcAAGTAGTTGCGGAACCAGGGATTATACTTTATTCCTAAAGTTGGGTGGCACAATAATAGAGCAAATCcatatgaaataaacaaaagggatcatttacaaagagTAAGGCAGCTGGgacagtgcaaaaaaatggcgCAATGTGCTATTGTTTTGTACTTTGCCATTTCCACTTTAGAATTGCTGCAGGCCTCTGCATTCCATTTGGAGCacagagatatttgtatttgtctGCATCCAGAcagtaaaatgtaaacaaatgtgATCGAAAGGGAGGAACAGTTGAAggtattttgtatacaaattaTCAAATATTTTGTAGGTTTTGTTCAAACTGAATATATAAGTTGGGATTTGTTTTTGGTATTTGGTCTGATGTATTATTGGATATTTGGTATTCAGCAGCAAGTTGGGAACATTTCGACATGCCattgactctaaggggcagatttatgaatatttcagattttgtttttccactattcaagaaaacacacaacaaaaaaatacatgatCATAAATATAAtcaggaatattttttaaaaattcaaatagtcAAGTTTTATTAAAGAAAGCAACATGAAAATTCTCTTGAAAAAGCTCAGCAAATAAAAGCTGCATATGGGTAttgtcttatattttatttttatttattaaagcaactttacttatttattaatcaaCGTTAAGAAATAACctattttttcccaattaatcAAAACAGTTAAAGATTTTTaggcaaattaaaaatgaattaaataattgATGAATTTCTGAACAAAACATGCCTGCTACTATTCTGGGTTTTGCCTATATATGCTAGTGTTTGAGAATAAAAAATCTGCAGTTGTGAGAAAAAGCTGCATggattttgtctcttttttttctctatgtttgtTCTTGCAAAAATCCATGTACAATTATACAAAGCATGTGTGATAACATCCTAGTAGGATGTTATAATATCCGATATAGAGGTTAGTGATTTAAATAGAGTACCCATCATTTTTAAtagattctggagaagagttgaTACTAACTTGCAGATTTAGAAATTGTAGTTTCCATGTAAAATCTACATGCATTACTTCCTGTGCAATATATTATCTGTcttatagggattctgtcatgatttttatggtttactttttattactaaattatgcTGTTTACATATCACTCCACctggcagtgcagcagtaaagagtggctgaagtttattagagcacaattcacatgacctgagggctcctgggaaactgacaatatgcccaGCCCCATGCCAAAcgttaaaatgaaatataaacaaatctgttcactcttttaaaaaaatggatatcagtgcagaattctcctggagggGCACTATAAActggtgaaaaaaacatgtttcccgcAACAGTATACTTTAAAGATACTTTATGACCACAAATGCAATATGCTAAAATAGACCCAAGGTTGTAACTGTCTCAATGCCATTCATAAATATTACACAAGTGAACCCCTGAACTACCAACACCCTTGACATAATGGTAATTTCAGGGTACACCTACCATGTTGCATCAATAGCCACTATTGATCTACCTAGGTCTAGGGGAATGAATTGCAATTCACAAACACTGTATGTCAAAgtaataagcaaacatttttggCATGTTGCATGCAATTGCATCCTGCATggctgcaatgatgctggaaaaATGTGCTGCATAGTGTGGTGAACCTTCTTAACTCAACGTGGAATAAATGAAAGTTGGTAAAAACCATTAATTTTTGGGGCAATGTCATCATCTGTCAAGTGGGTTTCTGAATGCAACTTGAAGTTCTGTAGAATGTTGGTTAGGAAAGAAAGAGTTCCATTCGAGCCAAACCTTCCCCAAGGCACAGCTGCTTCCctagtttgaaaaataaataaaggacatTCAAACAAGTTTTAAGTCATTCAACTTTTCCTGTAGTAATAATTAATAAGGGCATCATGCAGGATGCCTGCTTCACAACTGATGAAAGCGGAATATATGGTTTGGACAAAGAGTGTATTTATTCTAGTACTCATCAGTTTTGGGAAACAATGAACATATATTGCTGTTTAGAGAATATCTTCAGTGTTCAACAACATAtaagggttacatatatatatatatatatatatatataaaccaaaaatactgtacaaaaaccgcactcacaggactttatacaggtgcaaaaaaaaattcgtttattttttacgacgtttcggcttctattattgaagcctttctcaaaggcttCAGTAATAGAAGCCGAAAAGTCGTAAAAAATAAAcgatttttttttgcacctgtataaagtcctgtgagtgcggtttttgtacagtatttttggttTACATAATCTTTGAATACTGCACCTAGGCAGCTGTTTTTTCATGCATGAGTGCTCCAGTCTtgagagattatatatatatatatatatatatatatatatatatatctataccgAAAGGTTCCAGCTGACATAAAATAATACTACTTCTctgtttcagtgtttttaccAACAGTACTATTGCTTGAATTAATCCATACCTGTGGAAAAAGGCATGAAGCCATCATTACTCTTAAAACATCCATTGTCATCTAAAAAGTGATTTGGATTAAATATGTATGGAGTGGCAAATTTCTCAGGGTCCGGTAGAACAACACAAAGCAAGGGGTAGACATCAGTACCCTAGAAAGTAGGAATATGAAATGAATCAGTTAGGAACTTCAGAAGTACACACTGGCTTTCTATAAAGCAAAGTTATGGTATAGCATACACATTCAAATGTCATCCATATCTAACTTCAACCTGATGGCACTGTTTTGTGGTTGCCCATggaaacaattcaagtttttgtagcAAAGACAGCAAATCCAAATTTTCCTAAACTTTAAAGTTTGTGATTTATTTAGCACAAAACACTCACATTTAAACACTGGTGagtccatgtagaagtcaatgtgaatCGTATtagcattaatatatatatatatatatatatatatatatatatatatatatatatatatatatatatatatatatataaattcaagctatttttcaaaaGACGTTTCCGAGATTTGGCAGACTCATTAAAAATTATAGGTAGGGTGTGGTTTCCCTTTGTTCAAGCtgttttttcaaagttttacacAATAAAGTTTTCAACTTTGAGTGGTTTTAAATATATAACCCTACATTttattttcgtgagttttggaggtttttggatCAGAATGGCTTTTGATTGTTCATTGCAGTCAAACAAACTCTTATACATTGAAACAAGTATCAGATTTGATGTTGTTGAAAACTTTCCTgacagacacaaaaaatgttcctggcagtATGGAATATGTTGTTATATGGGACTACATTAGCATTCAccagtttaatattttttaaattagcacCTTAAAGCACCTTGTAATAGACCAGCTGGCCTGTATAAAACCAGCAATAAGATAAAATATATGTCTATATAGTATTTAggaacaattaggggcaaattcatcaagggtcgaatatccagTTTAATTGAATGTTTCtgcactctccagctcatttattagTTTATATAATGGTAAATCAGAAGCaaattttaattggccttcaaaCTAGCAGGCCTATAGTTTTTGGGCTGAgcacaggatccttttttgaatagtggcaccacaaaAGCAATTTTCTAATCTCTCTTCACCACGCCAGTCCTCAAAATATCCTCAAAGATTAAGCAAAAAGGATTGTCAATATCAGAGCTAAGCTCCTTTAGTACCCTTGGATGAACACCATCCAGTCCTGGGTTTGTTTTAATTttgtcttttgaatttcctcctgaGTCACTTATGCATCAGTAATTATACTATTAGAATTGTGTCTATTAAAAATTAAGCTTTCCTTAGTTTGTTCCTCAGTAGACAGGaaataacagtttagaatcttaatttttccctgctctcatcaaccaattTCCCTTATTttgattaattaaatattcaaatACCAGAGGTCTTCTGcagtcaacccattatcaatatattaaggaaatAACCtgaaaggaaatcatattttgaTCACTACTTACCCAGCAGCTGGTCTTAATGCTCTTCACTTATACTGGGTGGTTTGTAACATACattaatgacaatttttttttgttaccttcCACATCCCTAACAGTtcactggtatttttttttattgcataacttttattcttgctttttatgaaaacaaacatcCTCCCAAAATGGAGTAACCATATAAGTTCTATATAGAAAATTGTTTATCGGCTCAGTCCCCAAATAAAGTTAAAGTTAACTGCTCACCCAGCGCAGAATAAGACCCAGGTGTAGAAACCCTGGGTCTATCGTTGGAGGGTGTCGTTTTAACCAGTACACAGCATTGAAGTTTCAATCACAGCAATCTTTGTATATATGAGAACTCACCGAAGATGctgggtggcccgggtgcagcgccccgaacccgtagctgggggagtaaTTCAACGTTAGATAGCGAAGAAGCATGCACTCCATGGACCAATGGATAtaataaaagatctttattggaacagctaaaacaataaaccttacgcgtttcgtatccgaagatacttagtcataggcatagaCTAAGTATCTTCGGATACGCAACGCGTAAGgtttattgttttagctgttccaataaagatcttttattatatccattggtccatggagtgcgtgcttcttcgctatctaaCCATATAAGTTCACTGCCAAGTCATGTTTTATCCCAGCAGGACTCAGTAATAACAATTAATGCATTATCTGTACATGAAGTCAAcaccagctctcccattttacctctGCATTTGCAAGTAGACAGTGAAAGTTACTACTTTTACCTCTGCTATTTATATTATTCACCTTAGAATTTGAATTATAGTTAGACAGTTCTCTTGGTCACAGTGGGATCTCCTTGGCTTGTAAACTACTCACTCCTCTACAATGACCCCTTTCTAATACCCTAGCTACACTTGCTTCTACGAAAGTTAATTTAGTTTTGTTGATCTAGAATTGTTAGGTGTTCAGGACTCCAGGCTTTTGTTTGAATGTCAGCATGTGTTAATGAATATGAGAAAGCCTTAATGGGattataaatacaaatgaagAATGGCTATAAAATCGAGCGTATTCTTGACCAAATAATCAAATAGAATATCAAGTTTTAGTTGAAAGAGAAGCAGATGGAAAGGGAAAGGAATGCATACCTATTTAcagataaaagttttttttacttttatctgAAACTTactgacattttatttaaatatgaactTTCACTTGGACTGTTGATGTAAATGCACAGGGATCCAGTGTTTTTTTACCTTCTACTTCAGGATATATGAGAAGCATTAGAAATCCGTGTCTTAGGGTGGTGCTAACTGTCTCTGTCCCAGCAAAGAATATGCTCAGAACAGTAGCTAGTAAATTCTTCATATGGAAAGGAGAAGTGGGATTTTTGTTTTCCTGAAAATACATGCAATAATACTAAGATTTCACATTGTAATGGACTTTTACAGTGCTCttaaactgtatataaagaaaTCAAAATGAAAGCAGTTAACAGAAAGATTGTTCTTGGAAATATGATTGGTATTATAGATTCCTGTGATGTCTGACACTTTAAATCTCTATTGTGATTAAGGTACTGCTTGGATTTGAAGCAGGGGCCTCGCCACTTCCAGCTGTGTTTCACTAACACAGTTATAtaattaatttgggttaaaaaaagacaaaagtccatcaagtaaaaaaagacaaaagtccatcaagtataTACGCATATTAATAACTGACGATCTCAAGATCACTAAAATCAGTATAGCCttgtatattatgcttgtccaaaatgTCACCCAAGCCTCTCTGAaatgcattaatagaatctgccatcacaacaactgggccagcaggacactggtaaaaaacccggtgggccccgtcgTCCCAAACCCTCTCTCCCAATCGGCTGCCCCATAAAGAAGATCTGTTGCGCTGCAGTGGGTGCGAGTTTGAAGGTCGGTAGggggcccccctgtgactgccaggagggctaTCAATGCGCCAGTCCAACTCTGGTGTAATCCACAACCTAACTGGCCAGGTGGTCTCTGGttctttgttctttaaaaaaagatctcccactatctgtctataatgtacttgtaaagagtaatctttTTGATTTGCAAGTACCTTTTCACAAgattaaataaccccaaccttTACAGTCTTTCCTCGTAGTTCTCTTGTTCCATTCTTTTTCTTCCAATTTAGTTGCAGTTATATGCACTCTCTCAAGATCATTCAAATGttgtgaaaatgaaagtttaatataagcttcatcatacagaAATAAGCAGTATAAAGAagtctaaatataatcaattaaaacgtctgaactgtttctgaaatattcaagtatTTTTCCCATGTGAGTAACTCTAAAAAAGTGTTTATGCACAAAACTTATTTACTTCTTGTCCTGTACCCTACTATGTTTGCTGCAAAAAGCTAAacacatttgcttttattaaaatagtatttttatcTTAAATGACAATATTATGAACTTGGTTGCTACTGTTTAAGAGAGTCAATCCAATAGACAGCAATTTTTTATTCAACAGGTGTAGAAGAATGCAGAGCACATGCGTTTGTTTACATTACCTGCTGCATTTTTATGAGAAAGCTGTCAATTTGGGATCCAAAGTCTTTTCATTCTCTTTCactctttgtaaaacaaaatcttCCAGATTATTCatattcttgaaaatgtttttatgagGACCTGGCATGTGGTTCATGATGATTGGAAACATATTCATTAACTGGTTTAAATATGAAAAGAGAAATCTGtgcagggattttttttatccCCACTGTCCAGACTACTATAGATATACAAAAATTGgtaaaatacaaacaatatttaCAGCACACACAATTGATGATGCAACACAAGTTGGCTACACATGAACTACGTGATAAAGATCAGTCATTTTTATCCAAACTTTGTCTAGCATCCATGTGTGGTATTTTCATATACTGGTCCAGAACTGCATGAGAATTCCCAGTCCACTCAGGATCTGCATTTTTGGCCATCTTAGTTCAAAATCGAACTGGTCAGACTCCGGTGTGATTGTtcaattatacaaaaaatatatttaagcagTATAATATCTACTTGACCCCAGGAGGAGCTTGCTTCTTTGAATACAGATTGAAACAGTGAAAGGAGATTCTGAAAATCCTTGTTGGCATATTCAAAACGTTTCCCAAAAACATTACAGCAGATAACATTGGACACACTTTGGACTAAGATAGTGGTtggatcaaatgatttttctggaagtaaaaaaacacaatagagTTTGTTGTAaggcacaggaaaaaaaatacacattttatttaaataaaggttAATGTCATAACTTACTGGAGGTCAACCAGTGCAGGAAATTCAAGTCTACCAAAAGTTTGCTTTTATTCTCCCTTTTAAAGGTGAGAAAACCCATAGGAGTACTTTTGGTTAAGGAAAATCATGATATGACATTTCCCTTTTAATCAAAACCagtttatttatgtataaattaaGCGGatgatttatcaatttttttgctaaaactcaCCAACTGAATTATTGCTTCATACTGTATACTTGAATTcctgatatttattaagcacaaaaaaattgaaaaacttgaatgtaaaactttggcgtCTAAAAGCTTATGAGTTTATATAGAAGCCAATCagagtttgtagacccattgaaaatgttgagtagaatatgaatttgatgcattcaagttttggtcatgattttatttattttttaatgaataagcaaacattcaagttaaaATTTCTAGtttatttgaattagaaaaaaaatagaattataggGAAACCTTGGTATGACTAAATCCCTGCCACCAAGAACTGTGCTTCTTCCTTTACCCTTTCTTCAATGCTCCTCTTTCCGTTGACAAAATTCCTTAGTGTTGTAAGGGAAAAGCATCGCAGCTGCTTCCATTCTTCTCCATTTGTAAAAATGACACCTGTGAACCAATGCATTAGCTATGAGTTAGACTGTCATAAATTAGACTGAATTAAAGTTAATAAAACCGTAAAGCAATCTTTGAGCAatcttaaataaccccctttgtattTCTTATTGTTAGAAAAGATATCCCATCACACATACAACCATAGCCTCAGAATGACTTCCTAGATTGGAAATTAAGACACATTTTAGGGCTGTTTGATAAACATGACAGGGTTTAAAACCAAACAtgctccagagagagagagcaataaCTTACCATATCCTTGGAAATATTGATCAAAACTTGGCATTGCACCACGACCACTGAAATCTTCTGCCTGGTCAATAAGAGCCTCTTTTGTTGCCCGATAACCACACAAAATGATGACAGGATTGGGGCCAAAGTGGAGAGTATATAcatcaccatattttttttccaaactattGTTAAGAAGAAATACTGAATATTACATTGGGATgacattttattgtatattatgtGTACCCTTTATCAGAGAAAGTATAAACTTCTGAGTGAATCAGATACTTTCTTTGCCTTAAAGGGTGGGtacattttgaataatttattttctacttATTAAAGCAACACATTTGTATCCATAGATAGTTACTTTAGGTactggcatatacagtatttacatgcaCTGGGGTGGGTTCATTTGAAAGGGCTGACCTTGATGAATTTTTTTAACACAACACCATACTTATATAAATCAAcaattacacacaaacacacagacaaacataaaaataaaataaagagcaaCCTTCTGAATTTATGGTGGTCATTGCATTAActtgcacaacattttttccaGGTCTAGTAATCAAGTTTGTTTCAAACACCTGACCAACTAGTTCTAAGTTCTATGAGATAAATGTGGCAGCAAGGGCAATATTAATTGTTAATATCTCAGTGTCACAAAGAAATTG
The sequence above is a segment of the Xenopus laevis strain J_2021 chromosome 8L, Xenopus_laevis_v10.1, whole genome shotgun sequence genome. Coding sequences within it:
- the LOC108698953 gene encoding cytochrome P450 2G1-like, with the protein product METSWLWTILPGIKCIETVTSLQDLQYSYPSVWKCSADQEGRDVFLLNNSLEKKYGDVYTLHFGPNPVIILCGYRATKEALIDQAEDFSGRGAMPSFDQYFQGYGVIFTNGEEWKQLRCFSLTTLRNFVNGKRSIEERVKEEAQFLVAGI